A stretch of the Polaribacter pacificus genome encodes the following:
- the rnc gene encoding ribonuclease III, producing MNFIRKIVKPRQKKDEAFLNELKQLLRFSPKKISYYKKAFTHRSLKLTDEHGDPINYERLEFLGDAMLGSIIASYLYKKVPEGSEGYLTQMRSKIVSREHLNELGKDLNLIQFVKSNISKDNIGDNIHGNIFEALVGAIYLDRGYNYCKKFIYEKVISPYVDIEKLEGKVTSYKGLIIEWCQKQKKAYDFDVYEDSGNEHIKHFSVKISIEGVLVAKGRATSKKKAEEQAAKRVFFAMQEEITNS from the coding sequence ATGAATTTTATTCGTAAAATAGTTAAGCCCAGACAAAAAAAAGACGAGGCTTTCCTTAACGAATTAAAACAGCTCCTTAGGTTTTCTCCTAAAAAAATATCCTATTATAAAAAGGCATTTACACATCGGTCGCTAAAACTTACTGATGAACACGGAGATCCTATTAATTATGAGCGATTAGAGTTTTTAGGTGATGCCATGTTAGGCTCAATTATAGCCTCTTATTTATACAAAAAAGTTCCAGAAGGCTCAGAAGGTTATTTAACGCAGATGCGTTCAAAAATTGTAAGCAGAGAGCACTTAAATGAATTGGGTAAAGATTTAAACCTAATCCAATTTGTAAAGAGTAATATTTCTAAAGACAATATTGGAGATAATATTCATGGAAATATTTTTGAAGCCTTGGTTGGAGCAATCTATCTTGATAGAGGATACAATTATTGTAAAAAGTTCATTTATGAAAAAGTTATTTCTCCTTACGTAGACATAGAAAAGCTAGAAGGAAAAGTAACCAGTTATAAAGGTTTGATTATCGAGTGGTGTCAGAAACAAAAAAAAGCCTACGATTTTGATGTGTATGAAGATTCTGGAAACGAGCACATTAAGCATTTTAGTGTAAAAATTAGCATTGAAGGTGTGTTGGTTGCAAAAGGAAGAGCCACTTCTAAAAAGAAAGCCGAAGAACAAGCTGCAAAGAGAGTCTTTTTTGCCATGCAAGAAGAGATAACAAATTCTTAA
- the fabF gene encoding beta-ketoacyl-ACP synthase II encodes MQLKRVVVTGLGALTPIGNNIQEYWDGLVNGVSGAAPITYFDATKFKTRFACELKNFNVTDFIDRKEARKMDRFTQYAMVASDEAIADSGLNANDSDPDRIGVIWGAGIGGLETFQNEVLNFAAGDGSPRFNPFFIPKMIADIAPGQISIKHNFRGPNFATVSACASSSNSIIDSLNYIRLGMADAIVTGGSEAAVTIAGMGGFNAMHALSTRNDDPKTASRPFDKDREGFVLGEGAGALVLEEYDHAVARGAKIYAEVIGGGLSSDAYHITAPHPEGLGAKNVMINCLKNAGIEASDVDAINMHGTSTPLGDIAESKAIKEVFGEHAYKINLNSTKSMTGHLLGAAGAIEAISSILSMEHGMIPPTINHFTDDEGIDNKLNFTFNKAQKRDVKIALSNTFGFGGHNACVAFKKLD; translated from the coding sequence ATGCAATTAAAACGAGTTGTAGTAACTGGGCTTGGTGCTTTGACACCAATAGGTAATAATATACAAGAGTATTGGGATGGTTTGGTTAACGGAGTTAGCGGAGCTGCCCCGATCACGTATTTTGATGCCACAAAGTTTAAAACTCGTTTTGCTTGCGAATTGAAAAATTTTAACGTAACCGACTTTATTGATCGTAAAGAGGCCCGAAAAATGGACCGATTTACTCAGTATGCGATGGTTGCATCAGATGAGGCAATAGCTGATTCTGGATTAAATGCCAATGATTCAGATCCTGATAGAATTGGTGTTATTTGGGGAGCGGGTATTGGTGGTTTAGAGACTTTTCAGAACGAAGTGTTAAACTTTGCTGCTGGAGATGGATCACCAAGGTTCAACCCTTTCTTTATCCCTAAAATGATTGCAGATATTGCTCCAGGGCAAATATCAATCAAGCATAATTTTAGAGGACCAAATTTTGCAACAGTTTCTGCCTGTGCATCGTCATCAAACTCTATTATAGATTCCTTAAATTACATTCGTTTAGGCATGGCCGACGCGATAGTTACTGGAGGTTCTGAAGCAGCAGTTACGATAGCAGGAATGGGTGGTTTTAATGCTATGCATGCATTATCTACAAGAAACGATGATCCAAAAACAGCTTCGAGACCTTTTGATAAAGATCGAGAAGGTTTTGTGTTAGGTGAAGGCGCTGGTGCTCTTGTTTTAGAAGAGTATGATCACGCTGTAGCACGTGGTGCTAAAATCTATGCAGAAGTTATTGGAGGAGGACTTTCTTCTGATGCATATCATATTACAGCTCCACATCCAGAAGGATTGGGTGCCAAAAATGTGATGATAAACTGTTTAAAAAATGCGGGTATTGAAGCAAGTGATGTTGATGCAATCAACATGCACGGAACTTCTACACCTCTAGGAGATATTGCAGAATCAAAGGCTATTAAAGAAGTCTTTGGAGAGCACGCTTACAAGATTAACCTAAATTCTACCAAGTCAATGACTGGTCACTTATTGGGTGCTGCTGGTGCTATCGAAGCAATTTCTTCGATTTTATCAATGGAACACGGTATGATACCACCAACTATCAATCATTTTACAGATGATGAAGGCATTGATAATAAACTCAATTTTACATTTAATAAGGCTCAGAAACGAGATGTTAAAATAGCATTGAGTAATACCTTTGGTTTTGGAGGTCATAATGCTTGTGTCGCTTTTAAAAAGCTTGATTAA
- a CDS encoding acyl carrier protein: MSDIASRVKAIIVDKLGVDDNEVTNEASFTNDLGADSLDTVELIMEFEKEFDIQIPDDQAENIGTVGQAVSYIEEAKK; this comes from the coding sequence ATGTCAGACATTGCATCAAGAGTAAAAGCTATTATCGTAGACAAATTAGGAGTAGACGATAACGAAGTAACAAACGAAGCTAGCTTTACAAACGATTTAGGAGCAGATTCTTTAGATACTGTGGAATTAATTATGGAATTTGAAAAAGAATTTGATATTCAAATACCAGACGATCAAGCAGAGAATATTGGAACTGTAGGTCAAGCAGTAAGCTATATCGAAGAAGCAAAAAAGTAA
- a CDS encoding phosphoribosylglycinamide formyltransferase, translating into MHRIAIFASGSGSNAENLIHYFKNSKTVTVSKVYCNKRDAGVFDRCKRLEVPCDFFTKEDLNNSERFIKTLAKDYDYIVLAGFLLKIPEELISAFPNKIINIHPALLPKYGGKGMYGMHVHKAVKANRETETGITIHYVNEQYDEGAIIFQAKTQLKNTDSADDIAQKIHTLEYAHFPKVVEEVVLKNG; encoded by the coding sequence ATGCATAGAATTGCCATTTTTGCCTCAGGATCAGGTTCTAACGCAGAGAATCTCATACATTATTTTAAAAATTCAAAAACTGTAACAGTAAGCAAAGTATACTGTAATAAAAGGGATGCAGGGGTCTTTGATCGCTGTAAAAGATTAGAAGTTCCTTGTGATTTCTTTACAAAAGAGGACTTAAACAACTCTGAGCGCTTTATCAAGACCTTAGCTAAAGACTATGATTATATTGTTTTAGCTGGATTTTTACTTAAAATTCCAGAAGAACTGATTAGCGCCTTCCCAAACAAAATCATAAATATTCACCCTGCCTTATTACCTAAATATGGTGGAAAGGGCATGTACGGAATGCACGTTCATAAAGCCGTAAAAGCCAACCGAGAAACAGAAACAGGAATCACCATACATTATGTCAATGAACAGTATGATGAAGGGGCCATTATCTTTCAAGCCAAAACGCAACTTAAAAATACGGACTCTGCTGATGATATTGCCCAAAAAATTCATACTTTAGAGTATGCACATTTTCCTAAAGTTGTAGAAGAAGTAGTACTAAAGAATGGCTAA
- a CDS encoding viroplasmin family protein, protein MAKQKKYYVVWNGRKKGVFSSWNDCKKQIDGFEGAQYKAFADKTEAQLAYNKNYASYKGKNTKKATLTATEKASYGSPILESISVDAACSGNPGKMEYRGVLTHSKKQLFIQGPYQKGTNNIGEFLALVHGLAFLKARNKEDIPIYSDSKIAMSWVKKKACRTNIVFDQSNQDLLILIKRAEKWLKENSYKNPILKWETKAWGEIPADFGRK, encoded by the coding sequence ATGGCTAAACAAAAAAAATATTATGTTGTCTGGAACGGTCGTAAAAAAGGAGTTTTTTCTTCTTGGAACGATTGCAAAAAACAAATTGACGGCTTTGAAGGCGCTCAATACAAAGCCTTTGCAGATAAAACAGAAGCGCAGTTGGCTTACAACAAAAATTACGCTTCATACAAAGGTAAAAACACCAAAAAAGCAACATTAACGGCTACAGAAAAAGCAAGCTACGGATCTCCTATTTTAGAAAGCATCTCTGTTGATGCAGCCTGTAGTGGCAATCCGGGTAAGATGGAATACCGAGGAGTGCTCACCCACTCAAAAAAGCAACTCTTTATTCAGGGACCTTATCAAAAAGGAACCAATAATATAGGTGAGTTCTTAGCCTTGGTTCACGGTTTGGCCTTTCTAAAGGCCCGAAATAAAGAAGACATTCCTATTTATTCTGATTCAAAAATCGCTATGAGTTGGGTAAAGAAAAAAGCTTGCAGAACCAACATCGTCTTTGATCAAAGCAATCAAGACTTACTTATACTTATTAAACGAGCCGAAAAATGGCTTAAAGAAAACAGCTATAAAAATCCAATCTTAAAATGGGAAACCAAGGCATGGGGCGAAATTCCTGCTGACTTTGGGAGAAAGTAA
- a CDS encoding aminotransferase class V-fold PLP-dependent enzyme, translating to MFPIERIRADFPILQRTVHGKPLVYFDNAATSQTPQMVIDAIVEYYSKYNANIHRGVHTLSQEATDKYEEARLKIQKHLNAAKAYEIIFTAGTTHGINMVASGFSELLKSGDEVIVSALEHHSNIVPWQMLCQKTGGVLKVIPMLDNGTLDMDAYENLVTSKTKLVFCNHVSNALGTINPIKKLIAKAHAVGAAVLIDGAQAAPHIKPDMQDLDADFYVLSAHKICGPTGVGVLYGKEAWLQKLPPYQGGGEMIETVTFEKTTYAGLPHKFEAGTPNICGGIAFGAALDYMNAIGFDAIAAYEHELLAYGTEKLQEIEGLRIYGTADKTAVISFNIEGIHPYDIGAILDKLGVAVRTGHHCAQPIMAFYNIPGTVRASFAFYNTKAEIDVLVAAVKKAQMMLS from the coding sequence ATGTTTCCAATAGAAAGAATTAGAGCCGATTTTCCAATACTACAAAGAACCGTTCACGGTAAACCGTTGGTATATTTTGACAATGCTGCTACCTCGCAGACACCTCAAATGGTCATCGATGCTATTGTTGAATATTATTCAAAATACAATGCAAATATTCATAGAGGAGTACATACTTTAAGTCAAGAAGCAACGGATAAATACGAAGAAGCTCGACTTAAAATTCAAAAGCATTTAAACGCAGCAAAAGCCTATGAAATTATTTTTACTGCAGGAACAACTCATGGAATCAACATGGTTGCCTCTGGTTTTTCTGAGCTTTTAAAAAGTGGAGATGAAGTGATTGTTTCTGCCTTAGAGCATCACTCAAACATTGTTCCTTGGCAAATGCTTTGCCAAAAAACAGGAGGAGTATTAAAAGTAATTCCGATGCTTGACAACGGAACTTTAGATATGGATGCCTACGAAAATTTAGTAACTAGCAAGACAAAGTTGGTTTTTTGTAATCATGTATCCAATGCGCTAGGAACCATCAACCCAATAAAAAAGTTAATAGCAAAAGCCCATGCTGTTGGTGCTGCTGTTTTAATTGATGGCGCTCAAGCAGCTCCGCATATTAAACCAGATATGCAAGATTTGGATGCTGATTTTTATGTGTTGTCTGCTCATAAAATTTGTGGTCCTACCGGTGTTGGAGTCCTTTATGGTAAAGAAGCCTGGTTGCAAAAACTACCACCTTATCAAGGAGGTGGAGAAATGATAGAAACCGTTACTTTTGAAAAAACAACCTATGCAGGCTTGCCACATAAATTTGAAGCAGGAACTCCTAATATCTGTGGAGGAATCGCCTTTGGAGCGGCTTTGGATTATATGAATGCCATTGGTTTTGATGCAATTGCTGCATATGAACATGAGCTGCTGGCTTATGGAACAGAAAAACTACAAGAAATAGAAGGCTTAAGAATCTATGGAACTGCGGATAAAACTGCGGTAATCTCTTTTAATATAGAAGGTATCCATCCCTATGATATCGGTGCTATTTTAGATAAATTAGGGGTTGCTGTTAGAACCGGACACCACTGTGCACAGCCTATCATGGCTTTTTATAACATCCCAGGTACGGTAAGAGCTTCTTTTGCTTTTTACAATACCAAAGCAGAGATTGATGTATTGGTTGCAGCTGTTAAAAAGGCGCAAATGATGTTGAGTTAA